In a genomic window of Taylorella equigenitalis ATCC 35865:
- the gsiC gene encoding glutathione ABC transporter permease GsiC — protein sequence MLSYFIKRIIGMVPTLFLICVCVFLFVHILPGDPAVLAAGPDADAQTIQLIREDMGLNLPLWEQFVNYMSNVLHGDLGHSLRSKRPVFDEIAIRFTPTMLLTLTSMFWSVIVGLVIGVVSAIWRNSWPDRLFMTLAVSGISFPAFAFGMLLIQIFAVWLGWLPSVGADSWKHYILPSLTLGLSVAAVLARFTRASFVEVINEDFVRTARAKGLSEKVVMIKHSLRNALIPVVTMMGLQFGFLLGGSIVVETVFGWPGMGSLLIDSVNSRDYPMIQGLVLLFSFEFIVINLVVDILYGVINPTIRYK from the coding sequence ATGCTTTCATACTTTATAAAAAGAATAATTGGGATGGTTCCCACACTATTTCTTATCTGCGTATGTGTATTTTTATTTGTACACATACTTCCAGGAGATCCTGCTGTATTAGCTGCTGGTCCCGATGCTGATGCTCAAACAATACAATTAATACGTGAGGATATGGGACTCAATTTGCCTCTTTGGGAGCAATTTGTGAATTACATGTCCAACGTGTTGCATGGAGATCTAGGGCACTCTCTTAGATCTAAGCGACCAGTTTTCGATGAAATTGCTATTAGATTTACTCCGACAATGCTACTTACTCTTACAAGTATGTTTTGGTCAGTTATTGTGGGACTGGTGATTGGAGTTGTATCTGCCATATGGAGAAATTCATGGCCTGACAGATTATTTATGACATTAGCAGTTTCGGGGATTTCCTTTCCTGCATTTGCATTCGGTATGTTATTGATTCAAATTTTTGCTGTTTGGCTTGGATGGTTGCCATCAGTTGGTGCAGATAGTTGGAAGCACTATATATTGCCATCCCTTACCTTAGGATTGTCGGTTGCAGCGGTCTTAGCCCGATTTACAAGGGCTTCGTTTGTTGAAGTAATTAATGAAGATTTTGTACGCACAGCAAGAGCTAAGGGGTTAAGTGAAAAAGTTGTCATGATAAAACATAGTTTGAGAAATGCTTTAATCCCAGTTGTTACGATGATGGGCCTTCAATTTGGATTTTTACTTGGAGGTTCAATTGTTGTTGAAACAGTATTCGGCTGGCCTGGTATGGGTAGCTTGCTCATCGACTCTGTGAACTCCCGCGACTACCCGATGATTCAAGGGCTTGTACTTTTATTTTCCTTTGAATTTATCGTAATCAATTTAGTAGTTGACATACTTTACGGGGTCATTAACCCTACTATTCGCTACAAGTAG